Proteins from one Xenopus tropicalis strain Nigerian chromosome 1, UCB_Xtro_10.0, whole genome shotgun sequence genomic window:
- the neurog2 gene encoding neurogenin-2: MVLLKCEYRDEEEELTSASPCSVSSSHMSPAQTCSSDDEQLLSPTSPALMHLQAQEQENSPPSRRSRPRTKNGETVLKVKKTRRIKANNRERNRMHHLNSALDSLREVLPSLPEDAKLTKIETLRFAYNYIWALSETLRLAEHGSSASTLSPMSVQDSSPSQSPSWSCSSSPSSSCGSFSPASPASSTSDMLEYWQPAEHRMNPFMPASGAFI, encoded by the coding sequence ATGGTGCTGCTGAAGTGCGAGTACCGCGATGAAGAGGAGGAACTGACCTCTGCCTCCCCCTGCTCCGTGTCTTCCTCCCACATGTCCCCGGCACAGACGTGCAGCTCCGACGACGAGCAACTCCTGAGCCCGACAAGCCCAGCGCTAATGCACCTGCAGGCACAGGAGCAAGAGAACAGCCCGCCATCTAGAAGGAGCCGACCCCGCACCAAGAACGGAGAGACCGTGTTGAAGGTGAAGAAGACCCGGCGCATTAAAGCCAACAACCGGGAAAGAAATCGCATGCATCACCTAAACTCGGCGCTCGATTCCCTGAGGGAAGTACTGCCATCATTACCCGAAGATGCCAAGCTCACCAAGATAGAGACCTTGCGCTTTGCATACAACTACATCTGGGCTCTTAGCGAGACTTTGCGCCTGGCAGAACACGGATCTTCTGCTTCCACCCTATCACCCATGTCGGTGCAGGACTCCTCTCCATCCCAGAGCCCATCCTGGAGCTGCAGCTCTTCCCCCTCTTCCTCTTGTGGCTCCTTCTCCCCGGCCAGCCCTGCCAGCTCCACCTCAGACATGCTGGAGTACTGGCAACCTGCTGAGCATCGAATGAACCCCTTCATGCCTGCCAGTGGGGCTTTCATTTGA